Proteins encoded together in one Acidobacteriota bacterium window:
- a CDS encoding succinate dehydrogenase/fumarate reductase iron-sulfur subunit codes for MPDVTFRISTGSAEQHEEKTYRVPVAEGWVVLDAVHYIQAHEAPDLAVRWNCKAAKCGSCSAEVNGKPKLMCKTRLDDFADGEEIVVYPLKTFPRIKDLVTDVSWNYEVNKKIKPFTPAKDAKWSMDQKDMDRVQEFRKCIECFLCQDVCHVLRNHDKKAEFAGPRFFVRIANLEMHPLDTASRLDFLKNEGGLGLCNITKCCTEVCPEDIHITDNAIIPLKERVVDEYYDPIAKLFKVFTGK; via the coding sequence ATGCCAGACGTTACATTCAGAATCTCGACAGGCTCGGCGGAGCAGCACGAAGAGAAAACCTATCGCGTCCCCGTGGCCGAGGGTTGGGTGGTGCTCGACGCGGTCCACTACATCCAGGCGCACGAAGCGCCCGATCTGGCCGTGCGCTGGAACTGCAAAGCGGCCAAGTGCGGCTCGTGCTCGGCCGAGGTCAACGGCAAGCCGAAGCTGATGTGCAAGACGCGCCTGGACGACTTCGCCGACGGCGAGGAGATCGTGGTCTATCCGCTGAAAACGTTTCCGCGCATCAAGGATTTGGTCACCGACGTTTCCTGGAACTACGAGGTCAACAAAAAGATCAAGCCGTTCACCCCCGCCAAGGACGCCAAGTGGTCCATGGACCAGAAAGATATGGACCGCGTGCAGGAGTTCCGCAAGTGCATCGAGTGCTTCCTGTGCCAGGACGTCTGCCACGTGCTGCGCAACCACGATAAGAAAGCCGAGTTCGCCGGCCCGCGCTTCTTCGTGCGCATCGCCAACCTGGAGATGCACCCGCTCGACACCGCCTCGCGCCTGGACTTTCTCAAGAATGAAGGCGGCCTGGGCCTATGCAACATCACCAAGTGCTGCACGGAGGTCTGCCCCGAGGACATCCACATCACCGACAACGCCATCATCCCGCTGAAGGAACGCGTAGTGGACGAATACTACGACCCCATCGCCAAACTCTTCAAAGTCTTCACCGGAAAATAG
- a CDS encoding fumarate reductase subunit D, whose protein sequence is MAKSNEPIFWSLFSAGGVVAAFLMPIHIFLTGIAWPLGILPEHALDYSRVQALLSHPLARLYCFVLISLPLFHWAHRFRFTLFDLGIHGGKTLLAVLCYGAAIAGTIASAVLLWG, encoded by the coding sequence ATGGCGAAATCGAATGAACCGATTTTTTGGTCCTTATTCTCAGCAGGCGGCGTGGTGGCCGCTTTCCTGATGCCCATCCACATATTCCTCACCGGGATTGCCTGGCCGCTCGGAATCCTTCCCGAGCATGCGCTGGATTATTCCCGCGTGCAGGCTTTGCTGTCCCACCCCCTCGCGCGGCTCTATTGCTTCGTGCTGATCTCGCTGCCGCTGTTCCACTGGGCGCACCGCTTCCGCTTCACGCTGTTTGACCTCGGCATCCACGGCGGCAAGACCTTGTTGGCAGTGCTGTGCTACGGCGCCGCCATTGCCGGAACGATTGCCAGCGCCGTGCTGCTCTGGGGTTGA
- a CDS encoding fumarate reductase subunit C (part of four member fumarate reductase enzyme complex FrdABCD which catalyzes the reduction of fumarate to succinate during anaerobic respiration; FrdCD are the membrane components which interact with quinone and are involved in electron transfer; FrdAB are the catalytic subcomplex consisting of a flavoprotein subunit and an iron-sulfur subunit, respectively; the catalytic subunits are similar to succinate dehydrogenase SdhAB): MWTRPALSSRPSWPAPSTGSRKCYGPLAPGNKSMDLKPYIRPMPALWWTKRPPYLLFMLRELSCLFVGGYAFWFLMLLKRHSEGPQAYASFLEGLRSPSAIVIHVVALAFALLHTITWFQATPRAMAIRRGEERVPDSMIILPNYVAWVVASAVLAWVVWQA; this comes from the coding sequence ATGTGGACCCGGCCGGCGCTATCCAGCAGGCCAAGCTGGCCAGCACCGTCGACTGGTTCCAGGAAGTGTTATGGCCCTTTGGCGCCAGGAAATAAAAGCATGGACCTGAAACCCTACATCCGTCCGATGCCCGCGTTGTGGTGGACCAAGCGTCCGCCATACCTGCTTTTCATGCTGCGAGAACTTAGTTGCCTCTTCGTGGGCGGGTACGCGTTTTGGTTCTTGATGCTGCTGAAGCGCCACTCGGAGGGGCCGCAGGCCTACGCCTCTTTTCTGGAAGGATTGCGCTCGCCGTCGGCGATTGTGATTCATGTTGTCGCGCTGGCCTTCGCGCTGCTGCACACCATCACCTGGTTTCAAGCAACTCCACGGGCCATGGCCATCCGCCGCGGCGAGGAGCGCGTCCCGGACTCGATGATCATTCTGCCCAACTATGTGGCTTGGGTAGTGGCGTCCGCGGTGCTGGCATGGGTCGTTTGGCAGGCCTAA
- a CDS encoding succinate dehydrogenase/fumarate reductase iron-sulfur subunit, producing the protein MANSSLDATMRLEIFRYSPEQGGEPRIETYEVPYREDWVVLDALNFIKDQLDGTLSYRWSCRMGVCGSCGMMVNGVPKLTCAAFLRDYYPNPVRVEPLANFPVQRDLIIRLEDFLVKLKSVQPWLVRKQPKPLAEGEHLQTPAQHAQFKDLSMCINCLLCYAACPQMGLEPDFIGPAAIALAQRYNNDSRDEGRAARQEVIASHEGIWNCTFVGDCSTVCPKHVDPAGAIQQAKLASTVDWFQEVLWPFGARK; encoded by the coding sequence ATGGCAAATAGCAGCCTCGACGCAACCATGCGCCTGGAAATCTTTCGGTATTCGCCCGAGCAGGGTGGAGAACCTCGCATCGAAACCTATGAGGTTCCATATAGAGAAGATTGGGTCGTGCTGGATGCACTCAACTTCATTAAGGACCAGCTCGACGGAACCCTTTCCTATCGGTGGTCTTGCCGCATGGGCGTCTGTGGAAGCTGCGGGATGATGGTCAACGGTGTTCCCAAGCTCACCTGCGCCGCCTTCCTGCGCGACTACTATCCGAACCCGGTTCGGGTGGAACCGCTGGCCAATTTCCCAGTGCAGCGCGATTTGATCATTCGGCTCGAGGATTTCCTGGTAAAGCTGAAGAGCGTCCAGCCCTGGCTGGTGCGCAAGCAACCCAAACCGCTGGCGGAAGGCGAGCACCTGCAGACCCCGGCGCAGCACGCGCAGTTCAAGGATTTGAGCATGTGCATCAATTGCCTGCTCTGTTATGCCGCCTGTCCGCAGATGGGCCTGGAGCCGGACTTCATCGGGCCTGCCGCCATTGCGCTGGCGCAGCGCTACAACAATGACTCGCGCGATGAAGGGCGCGCTGCCCGCCAGGAAGTCATCGCCAGCCACGAGGGCATCTGGAATTGCACCTTTGTCGGGGATTGCTCGACGGTGTGTCCCAAACATGTGGACCCGGCCGGCGCTATCCAGCAGGCCAAGCTGGCCAGCACCGTCGACTGGTTCCAGGAAGTGTTATGGCCCTTTGGCGCCAGGAAATAA
- a CDS encoding fumarate reductase (quinol) flavoprotein subunit, translated as MESREHDVLIVGGGGAGLRAAIEFGESFPKLRIGVVSKVYPMRSHTVAAEGGAAAVIKSEDSHDAHCYDTISGSDWLGDQDVIEAFVSEAPSELLRMEHWGCPWSREADGHVAVRPFGGMKIARTWFAADKTGFHMLHTLYQTALQFPNIQWYDEWFVSKLLVEDGRCQGVAAMQLLTGQLKALLAKSVIICTGGGGRIFPFTTNGAIKTGDGMGLAYREGVALKDMEFVQYHPTGLPGTGILITEAARGEGGILVNKDGYRYLQDYGLGPADPWPRLRGMELGPRDRLSQAFVHEEQKGRTIPSPYGNVVHLDIRHLGEAKINKNLPFVRELAKNYAGIDPVYQPIPVRPVVHYMMGGIDTDINGATSLPGLYAAGECACVSLNGANRLGSNSLTELLVFGSRAAKAAAAFAQQQPGVASGKLAAQADAEQQRIAVQYIRKQGGKERIATIRSEMNLAMEAGAGIYRTEEKLSKGCAALAALKERFQNVQLDDRSVSFNTELITAMELEFMLEISAAVMHSALQRKESRGSHQRTDFVPRDDANFLKHSLAYRTDGAPRIAYKDVVITRWPPGERVYGK; from the coding sequence ATGGAAAGCCGTGAGCATGACGTTTTGATTGTCGGAGGCGGAGGCGCGGGTCTGCGCGCGGCCATCGAATTCGGGGAGTCCTTCCCCAAACTCCGCATCGGGGTGGTCTCCAAGGTTTATCCGATGCGCAGCCACACCGTGGCCGCCGAGGGCGGCGCCGCCGCCGTCATCAAATCCGAAGACAGCCATGACGCGCACTGCTACGACACGATTTCAGGCTCCGACTGGCTGGGCGATCAGGATGTCATCGAAGCGTTTGTCAGCGAGGCGCCCTCGGAGTTGCTGCGCATGGAGCACTGGGGCTGCCCGTGGAGCCGCGAGGCGGACGGGCACGTCGCCGTGCGGCCGTTCGGCGGCATGAAGATTGCGCGCACCTGGTTCGCCGCCGACAAGACCGGCTTCCACATGCTGCATACGCTCTACCAGACGGCTCTGCAATTCCCCAACATCCAGTGGTATGACGAGTGGTTTGTTTCGAAACTCCTGGTGGAGGACGGGCGCTGCCAGGGCGTGGCCGCCATGCAGTTGCTCACCGGCCAGTTGAAGGCGTTGCTGGCCAAGTCAGTCATCATTTGCACCGGCGGCGGGGGCCGCATCTTCCCGTTCACCACCAATGGCGCCATCAAGACCGGCGACGGCATGGGCTTGGCCTACCGCGAGGGCGTGGCGCTGAAAGACATGGAGTTTGTGCAGTATCATCCCACCGGGCTGCCGGGCACGGGCATCCTGATTACCGAGGCGGCGCGCGGCGAGGGCGGCATTCTGGTCAACAAGGACGGTTACCGCTATCTTCAGGATTACGGCCTAGGGCCGGCCGACCCCTGGCCCCGGCTACGCGGCATGGAACTGGGTCCGCGCGACCGGCTCTCCCAGGCCTTCGTGCATGAGGAGCAGAAGGGACGCACCATCCCTTCCCCTTACGGCAACGTGGTGCATCTCGACATACGCCATCTGGGCGAGGCGAAGATCAACAAGAATCTGCCGTTTGTCCGCGAGCTGGCCAAGAACTACGCCGGCATTGATCCGGTGTATCAGCCGATTCCGGTGCGGCCCGTGGTTCATTACATGATGGGCGGCATCGACACAGACATAAATGGCGCCACCTCGCTGCCCGGACTCTACGCCGCCGGGGAGTGCGCTTGCGTGAGTCTGAATGGAGCCAACCGGCTGGGCTCGAACTCCCTCACCGAGTTGCTTGTTTTTGGCTCGCGCGCCGCCAAGGCCGCGGCGGCGTTTGCTCAACAGCAACCGGGCGTGGCCAGCGGAAAGCTCGCGGCGCAGGCCGACGCCGAGCAGCAGCGCATCGCCGTGCAATACATCCGCAAGCAGGGGGGCAAGGAGCGCATCGCCACCATTCGCTCGGAGATGAACCTGGCGATGGAGGCGGGCGCGGGGATTTATCGCACGGAAGAAAAACTCAGCAAAGGATGCGCCGCGCTGGCGGCGCTCAAAGAGCGTTTTCAAAATGTGCAGCTCGACGACCGCAGCGTCTCGTTCAACACCGAGTTGATAACCGCGATGGAACTCGAATTCATGCTGGAGATCTCCGCGGCGGTGATGCATTCCGCTCTCCAGCGCAAAGAGTCGCGCGGCTCGCACCAGCGCACCGATTTTGTCCCGCGCGATGACGCCAATTTCCTGAAACACAGCCTGGCCTATCGCACCGACGGGGCTCCGCGCATCGCCTACAAGGACGTGGTCATTACCCGCTGGCCACCTGGAGAACGTGTTTATGGCAAATAG